Proteins encoded by one window of Gordonia jinghuaiqii:
- a CDS encoding MlaD family protein — protein MKKSRLHRFSTHDGVIGAVVLLVVAALLGTLVVIYLRPPGQKSITFEVTDASAIEPGEDVRVAGVSVGKVSEVALAPDRVTVTARIDEEIFVGDRTRLEVRMLTPVGGYAITMIPMGREELATPIPAERVTVPYSIGDIIQAVPSTTDEVDAGEVNSNLDQVAKALGSNDTSLRGIVDGLESVTEVFDKQRGQVHQIAGLAAEYLQTFNGNREFVFELIRKIDMVVSTYHVNSAGFNYAYKLFANVLYKLSPFMRFYLGHSDLVAQHVNQMKDTIIRLQQQLGPAIDGLVSTRKQLAQWITPQGMREIGGGALWTENVCIPIPGRNC, from the coding sequence ATGAAGAAGAGCCGGCTGCACCGGTTCTCGACACACGACGGCGTGATCGGCGCGGTGGTCCTGCTGGTCGTCGCAGCGCTGCTGGGCACCCTCGTGGTCATCTACCTGAGGCCGCCGGGTCAGAAGTCGATCACCTTCGAGGTGACCGACGCGTCGGCGATCGAACCGGGCGAAGACGTCCGCGTCGCCGGCGTCAGTGTCGGAAAGGTCAGCGAGGTGGCACTTGCGCCGGACCGGGTCACGGTGACGGCAAGGATCGACGAGGAGATCTTCGTCGGCGACCGGACCCGCCTCGAAGTCCGGATGCTCACGCCGGTCGGTGGTTACGCGATCACGATGATCCCGATGGGGCGGGAAGAACTGGCCACACCCATTCCGGCAGAACGGGTCACCGTGCCCTACTCGATCGGCGACATCATCCAGGCGGTGCCGAGCACCACCGACGAGGTCGACGCCGGAGAGGTCAACTCGAACCTGGACCAGGTCGCGAAAGCGCTCGGCTCCAACGACACCTCCCTGCGGGGCATCGTCGACGGTCTGGAGTCGGTCACCGAGGTCTTCGACAAACAGCGCGGGCAGGTCCATCAGATCGCCGGGCTGGCCGCGGAGTACCTCCAGACCTTCAACGGCAACCGTGAATTCGTCTTCGAGCTGATTCGCAAGATAGACATGGTGGTGAGCACCTATCACGTGAATTCGGCGGGCTTCAACTACGCCTACAAGCTGTTCGCGAACGTGCTGTACAAGCTGTCCCCGTTCATGCGCTTCTACCTCGGCCACAGTGATCTGGTCGCCCAGCACGTGAACCAGATGAAGGACACCATCATCCGGCTCCAGCAGCAGCTCGGGCCGGCCATCGACGGCCTGGTCTCCACGCGGAAGCAGCTGGCGCAGTGGATCACTCCGCAGGGCATGCGCGAGATCGGTGGCGGCGCGCTGTGGACCGAGAACGTGTGCATTCCGATTCCGGGAAGGAACTGCTGA
- a CDS encoding MlaD family protein — protein sequence MRGIISGLGADRAGKRRRAAIAFGTVVAVAAVITTVGLSAASARDVGPDMAGGDGFCADIPDTIGLYKGNPVTQMGIPVGEVGKIENRGSHVRVTFSLDPGRKYPAGVKAVTRSKSLLADRSLELVGNYQGGPTLVEGGCIGVDNSFTPKSISEVAGSASDFLKALSDDGGDDLEKVLEGADRAFAGTGTQAAKMFENAARAAQNPDSFIADIGTSIRDMAPLTDSAVRNWDQIMSIMNQAPNVSALGTTLFYDVARFCQGVGWTIALLYDIQRNYGDDILWPLLHGPVEDIVAYGAQRAPELSELLGVTPSIAAAMREQESAAGALSVPYQVPEVTVSKAECKALGGACDQEKGTTSVNPLSILLQKAGF from the coding sequence ATGAGGGGCATCATCTCCGGCCTCGGGGCCGACCGTGCCGGCAAGCGTCGCCGGGCCGCCATCGCGTTCGGAACGGTCGTGGCGGTGGCCGCCGTGATCACGACGGTCGGGCTGAGCGCGGCCTCCGCACGTGATGTCGGTCCGGACATGGCCGGTGGTGACGGCTTCTGCGCCGACATCCCGGACACGATCGGTCTGTACAAGGGGAACCCGGTCACGCAGATGGGTATCCCGGTGGGCGAGGTCGGGAAGATCGAGAACCGCGGAAGCCATGTGCGCGTGACGTTCTCGCTCGATCCGGGTCGCAAGTATCCCGCCGGCGTCAAGGCGGTGACGAGATCCAAGTCGCTGCTCGCCGACCGCAGCCTGGAACTCGTCGGCAACTACCAGGGCGGGCCCACACTCGTCGAGGGCGGATGCATCGGTGTCGACAACTCTTTCACGCCCAAGAGCATCTCCGAGGTCGCCGGCTCGGCGTCGGACTTCCTGAAGGCTCTGTCGGACGACGGCGGTGACGACCTCGAGAAGGTTCTCGAAGGCGCCGACCGTGCGTTCGCCGGGACCGGGACGCAGGCGGCGAAAATGTTCGAGAATGCTGCGCGCGCGGCGCAGAACCCGGACTCGTTCATCGCCGACATCGGTACGTCGATCCGGGACATGGCCCCGCTCACCGACTCCGCGGTGCGTAACTGGGATCAGATCATGTCGATCATGAACCAGGCGCCGAACGTCTCGGCGCTGGGCACCACGCTGTTCTACGACGTCGCCCGGTTCTGTCAGGGCGTCGGCTGGACCATCGCCCTTCTGTACGACATCCAGCGCAACTACGGCGACGACATCCTGTGGCCGCTGCTACACGGGCCGGTCGAGGACATCGTCGCCTACGGTGCGCAGCGCGCGCCGGAACTCTCCGAGCTCCTCGGCGTCACGCCGTCGATCGCGGCGGCGATGCGCGAGCAGGAGTCGGCCGCCGGTGCATTGTCCGTGCCGTATCAGGTACCCGAGGTCACGGTCAGCAAGGCCGAGTGCAAGGCCCTCGGCGGAGCCTGCGATCAGGAGAAGGGCACCACCTCGGTCAATCCGTTGTCGATCCTGCTGCAGAAGGCTGGTTTCTAG
- a CDS encoding MlaD family protein encodes MSAKRILVAAIAVCAIVVGLTGCSSLSPNRLPSVKSSVPLDYRVTLQFTSVLNLPDGADVMMNGIQVGRVESTKPTPDGIDVVVGLTDDRAVPAGSSAIIRQNTPLGDTYLAIEPPARDSSGEYLREGSVIPVDRTTSPPPLEDTIAVLAYFVNGGSIQKVQDTMATLNRTMPPVGDVRKLAAIVSKDLDDLSRNTDELERTINSLNAVSQSFDDSRVQIDHVFSDQGLHYWKTVAKSLVAHISTLLPSVGSVFTGGLFLVPLLNSLADTGEAGRGMWDQAPSTGAAMAKFLENTLIPFAKNPSVNVSSVRVTATDSGSVRTAGKKQLLGDTKLLLSMLGAIR; translated from the coding sequence ATGAGCGCGAAACGAATCCTCGTCGCGGCGATCGCGGTCTGCGCGATCGTCGTCGGCCTGACCGGATGCTCGTCGCTGAGCCCGAATCGCCTTCCGTCGGTGAAGAGCAGCGTGCCGCTCGACTACCGGGTGACCCTGCAGTTCACCAGTGTTCTGAACCTCCCCGACGGCGCCGACGTGATGATGAACGGAATCCAGGTCGGCCGCGTGGAGTCGACGAAGCCCACTCCCGATGGCATCGATGTCGTCGTCGGACTGACCGACGACCGTGCGGTGCCGGCCGGTTCGTCCGCGATCATCCGGCAGAACACCCCCCTCGGCGACACCTACCTCGCCATCGAACCGCCGGCCCGTGACAGCTCCGGCGAGTATCTCCGAGAAGGCAGCGTCATCCCGGTCGATCGGACGACCTCGCCTCCGCCGCTCGAGGACACCATCGCCGTCCTGGCGTACTTCGTCAACGGCGGCAGCATCCAGAAGGTCCAGGACACGATGGCGACCCTGAACCGCACGATGCCGCCGGTCGGCGATGTCCGGAAGCTCGCGGCGATCGTGTCGAAGGACCTCGACGACCTGTCGCGGAACACCGACGAGCTCGAGCGGACGATCAACTCGCTCAACGCCGTGTCCCAGTCCTTCGACGACAGCCGGGTCCAGATCGACCACGTCTTCTCCGATCAGGGCCTGCACTACTGGAAGACCGTGGCCAAATCGCTGGTCGCCCACATCAGTACGCTGCTCCCGTCGGTGGGGTCGGTGTTCACCGGTGGGCTGTTCCTCGTGCCGCTGCTGAACTCCCTCGCCGACACCGGCGAGGCCGGCCGCGGGATGTGGGATCAGGCGCCGTCCACCGGCGCCGCGATGGCGAAGTTCCTCGAGAACACGCTGATCCCGTTCGCCAAGAACCCCTCGGTCAACGTCTCGTCGGTTCGCGTCACCGCCACGGACAGCGGTTCGGTGCGAACGGCGGGTAAGAAGCAGCTCCTCGGGGACACCAAGCTGCTGCTGAGCATGCTGGGAGCAATCCGATGA